In one Oryza glaberrima chromosome 2, OglaRS2, whole genome shotgun sequence genomic region, the following are encoded:
- the LOC127764013 gene encoding protein FLOWERING LOCUS T-like yields MSRDPLVVGNVVGDILDPFIKSASLRVLYSNRELTNGSELKPSQVANEPRIEIAGRDMRTLYTLVMVDPDSPSPSNPTKREYLHWLVTDIPETTNASFGNEIVSYESPKPTAGIHRFVFVLFRQSVQQTIYAPGWRQNFNTRDFSALYNLGPPVAAVFFNCQRENGCGGRRYIR; encoded by the exons ATGTCAAGGGATCCACTTGTTGTAGGCAATGTGGTTGGGGATATCTTGGACCCATTTATCAAATCAGCATCACTCAGAGTGCTTTACAGCAATAGGGAACTGACTAATGGATCTGAGCTCAAGCCTTCACAAGTAGCGAACGAGCCAAGGATTGAGATTGCTGGTCGTGACATGAGGACACTTTACACTTTG GTGATGGTGGATCCTGACTCACCAAGTCCAAGCAATCCAACCAAAAGAGAATACCTTCATTG GTTGGTGACGGACATTCCAGAAACAACAAATGCGAGCTTTG GAAATGAGATAGTCAGCTATGAAAGTCCAAAGCCAACAGCGGGAATACATCGCTTTGTCTTTGTGCTTTTCCGTCAATCTGTCCAACAGACCATTTATGCACCTGGATGGCGACAAAATTTTAACACAAGGGATTTCTCGGCACTTTACAACCTAGGACCACCGGTGGCTGCCGTGTTCTTCAACTGCCAAAGAGAGAACGGTTGTGGTGGCAGACGATACATTAGATGA
- the LOC127764794 gene encoding vesicle transport protein GOT1, whose translation MAYEISEIKKIGIGLVGFGILFSFFGVILFFDRGLLALGNIFFLTGIGLLLGWQSMWQLFTKKANIKGSVPFFLGLFLLFVRWPVAGIIMELYGSFVLFSGYGPPIQAFLYQIPVIGWILQYPFQLFGQFRRKRA comes from the exons ATGGCGTACGAGATTAGCGAGATCAAAA AAATTGGCATAGGCCTGGTGGGCTTTGGCATCCTATTCTCATTCTTTGGCGTTATCCTTTTCTTTGATAGGGGCTTGTTGGCGTTGGGTAAT ATTTTCTTCTTGACTGGAATCGGCTTGTTGCTTGGTTGGCAATCTATGTGGCAGCTTTTCACAAAGAAGGCAAACATTAAG GGATCTGTTCCTTTCTTCCTTGGTCTGTTTCTTCTCTTTGTCCGATGGCCTGTTGCTGGCATAATAATGGAGCTATATGGATCTTTTGTTCTCTTCAG TGGTTATGGACCTCCTATCCAGGCCTTCCTATACCAGATTCCAGTCATTGGATGGATTCTGCAATACCCATTCCAG CTGTTTGGTCAGTTCAGGCGTAAACGTGCATGA